A single window of Alphaproteobacteria bacterium DNA harbors:
- a CDS encoding PepSY domain-containing protein gives MTQKLSRRALPLAAMVGAVLLPLAAFAGMMPGDSLGKTEADVRAALTQQGYTVGDVEREDGAIQAEVTANGQAMEVTVDRDTGKVVAVEQDDHDPADRDGKDDDGAERDGKDRD, from the coding sequence ATGACTCAGAAACTGTCCCGCCGTGCCCTGCCGCTCGCCGCCATGGTCGGCGCCGTGCTGCTGCCGCTCGCCGCTTTCGCCGGCATGATGCCGGGCGACAGCCTCGGCAAGACCGAAGCCGATGTCCGCGCCGCCCTGACCCAGCAGGGCTACACGGTCGGCGATGTGGAGCGGGAAGACGGCGCCATCCAGGCGGAGGTGACCGCCAACGGCCAGGCGATGGAAGTCACGGTCGACCGCGACACCGGCAAGGTGGTTGCGGTCGAGCAGGACGACCATGACCCGGCGGACCGCGACGGCAAGGACGACGACGGCGCGGAGCGGGACGGCAAGGACCGCGACTAG